Proteins encoded together in one Campylobacter concisus window:
- a CDS encoding DIP1984 family protein, whose amino-acid sequence MKLAQALILRSDTQKRIEQLKVRLLSNAKTQENESPSEDPKLLLKELDKLTSELFRLICSINLTNSSAKFDGMSLTEMIAKKDALTLKANVLREFAISASQKVDLYSNSEIKILSTVDVAALQKQVDALSKEIRELEMKLQEANWSVDLVE is encoded by the coding sequence ATGAAACTAGCTCAGGCTCTCATCCTAAGATCTGACACGCAAAAGCGCATCGAACAGCTAAAAGTTAGGCTACTTAGCAACGCAAAAACGCAGGAGAATGAAAGTCCAAGCGAGGATCCAAAGCTTCTTTTAAAAGAGCTTGACAAGCTAACAAGCGAGCTTTTTAGGCTCATTTGCTCTATAAATTTAACAAACTCAAGCGCTAAATTTGATGGCATGAGCCTCACTGAGATGATCGCTAAAAAGGACGCTTTAACGCTAAAAGCAAATGTGCTTAGGGAGTTTGCAATAAGTGCTAGCCAAAAGGTCGATCTTTACTCAAATAGCGAGATCAAAATTTTAAGCACAGTCGATGTGGCCGCGCTTCAAAAGCAAGTGGATGCGCTTTCAAAAGAGATCAGAGAGCTTGAGATGAAGCTTCAGGAGGCAAACTGGTCGGTTGATCTAGTAGAGTAA
- a CDS encoding trans-sulfuration enzyme family protein, which yields MKLDTLIVKGIEAKNNPNKAVVPPVFLASTFVQDDLENFQEFAYSRGNNPTKKAFDDIFAKVEGSKYAFSFGSGMAATAAALSLIKTGQKVLLNSNVYGGTYRYVTTVFESHGIKSEFIDDLNFLSEDDISDDVAAIFIETPSNPLLRVTDIARISKIAHKKGVLVIVDNTFLTPYYQKVLEHGADIVIYSATKYIGGHADVIAGIVTLNDDALAEKIKFAKNTLGGIISPMDAYYLIRGLKTLSVRFDRQTQNTHKIIKFLENNDAVSVVHFPGSYSEQEAKMQAAQASDIGALISFELDEKYDVNKFVKALEIFDLAVSLGGVESLICRPATMTHEAYPKELLDKIGIKQNLLRLAIGIENVDDLIADLDQAFKKAKR from the coding sequence ATGAAACTAGACACTCTCATCGTAAAAGGCATCGAAGCTAAAAACAACCCAAACAAAGCGGTCGTTCCGCCAGTATTTTTAGCTAGCACCTTCGTGCAAGATGACCTTGAAAATTTTCAAGAATTTGCCTACTCACGTGGCAACAACCCTACAAAAAAAGCCTTTGATGATATCTTCGCTAAAGTCGAAGGTAGCAAATACGCATTTAGCTTTGGTTCAGGCATGGCAGCAACAGCAGCCGCACTTAGCCTTATAAAAACGGGGCAAAAAGTCCTGCTAAATAGCAACGTCTATGGCGGCACATATAGGTATGTCACGACTGTTTTTGAAAGTCACGGCATAAAGAGCGAATTTATAGATGATCTAAATTTTTTAAGCGAAGATGACATAAGCGACGACGTGGCAGCTATCTTCATCGAAACTCCCTCAAATCCTCTTTTAAGAGTGACAGACATCGCTAGAATTTCAAAGATTGCTCACAAAAAGGGCGTTCTAGTCATCGTGGATAACACATTTTTGACGCCTTATTATCAAAAAGTGCTTGAGCACGGAGCTGACATCGTGATATATAGCGCTACAAAGTATATCGGCGGACACGCTGACGTGATCGCTGGTATCGTCACGCTAAACGACGATGCTTTGGCTGAAAAGATCAAATTTGCTAAAAATACGCTTGGTGGCATCATCAGCCCGATGGATGCATACTACCTAATACGTGGGCTTAAAACGCTTAGCGTTAGGTTTGACAGACAAACGCAAAATACCCACAAAATCATCAAATTTTTAGAGAATAATGACGCAGTTAGCGTGGTGCATTTCCCTGGCTCATACAGCGAGCAAGAGGCAAAGATGCAAGCGGCTCAAGCGAGCGATATCGGCGCTCTTATCTCATTTGAGCTTGATGAAAAATATGATGTAAATAAATTTGTAAAAGCGCTAGAAATTTTTGATCTAGCAGTGAGCCTTGGTGGCGTAGAGAGCCTTATCTGCAGGCCTGCTACGATGACGCACGAAGCATATCCAAAAGAGTTGCTAGATAAGATCGGCATAAAGCAAAATTTGCTTCGCCTAGCCATCGGCATCGAAAACGTCGATGATCTAATAGCCGACCTTGATCAAGCATTTAAAAAAGCCAAAAGATAA
- the tpx gene encoding thiol peroxidase, producing the protein MATTKFKGSEVSLSGNELFVGSYAPEARVVAQDLSEFSVGGNNGIEVLVCLPSLDTGVCAAEARKFNEKVAEKHGVKLSIISNDLPFAMGRFCTTEGIANLRVGSDFRYGEFAQNYGMLMSDGALKGLLARAVFVIKDGVIIHKQIVPEVTQEPNYDAVFDAIKQSGGCGCGCGCH; encoded by the coding sequence ATGGCAACTACAAAATTTAAAGGTAGTGAGGTAAGTTTAAGCGGAAATGAGCTATTTGTCGGCTCTTATGCGCCTGAGGCAAGAGTCGTAGCGCAAGATCTTAGCGAATTTAGCGTGGGTGGAAACAACGGCATCGAGGTGCTTGTCTGCTTACCATCACTTGATACTGGCGTTTGCGCGGCTGAGGCTCGTAAATTTAACGAAAAAGTAGCTGAAAAACACGGCGTAAAGCTTAGCATCATCTCAAATGATTTGCCATTTGCGATGGGGAGATTTTGCACGACTGAGGGCATAGCAAACCTGCGTGTTGGTAGCGACTTTAGATACGGTGAATTTGCCCAAAACTACGGCATGCTGATGAGTGATGGGGCGCTAAAAGGCTTGCTTGCAAGAGCGGTCTTTGTCATCAAAGATGGCGTAATAATTCACAAACAAATCGTCCCTGAAGTGACCCAGGAGCCAAACTACGACGCAGTTTTTGACGCGATAAAACAAAGCGGCGGATGTGGTTGTGGTTGTGGCTGCCATTAA
- a CDS encoding nuclease-related domain-containing DEAD/DEAH box helicase: MNIKSIFSKIFKGEQGEADVLEAIGKILNQKGDENYYLIPKASIDDPAGSSREIDLLLLHPALGIYVIEVKNWSDLEQMDENNPYEQVKIYQRMLLAKIESELKKVPINVEYRVIFPSISKAEASKFYAKNPSYLNLKNHTFFKDDLTDEDIFAKFFNSSISTLPNKKEFLKISEMLVNQSRLKQKIIPIITKDEVMFFDHKQLSIMNGYTGGFRVIRGVAGTGKTMILANFVANRLERDENEKFLVLCFNKNLAQNIKSCFGDKFINKNIAVYPIMSLLKRIEFDETKLGMDENTNISQKYQIYETDEAIAEFRAKFKAHLAKHPIDYVLCDETQDMPAGFMRVIYEEIKDCIFFIDEAQKFYTYTMNNIADIFHHPKFERIDMRGRVKNLKNVYRTPSNIARCAFEILQKDSAINDYYKKSFYLNQDFISDIQCILQDGSIKVAELDEFAELKKCLKALPNGETSVVLSNSKVAVNAIKESVLPEGKNIEVLTIQSIKGLEAQNVIIHNFLPFLQTIYKNERELFYRKIYVLLTRSRENLYISLPKNLDENLPDEIRQVIEVIKKYASITQDLPPKNEEIKEKSSLKLASIRPVLRDVKEVGELVVTGSQLFAIIAGLFA; encoded by the coding sequence ATGAACATAAAAAGCATTTTTAGTAAGATCTTTAAAGGTGAGCAGGGTGAGGCCGATGTGCTCGAGGCTATCGGTAAAATTTTAAACCAAAAAGGCGATGAAAACTACTATCTCATCCCAAAGGCAAGCATCGACGATCCTGCTGGCTCATCTAGGGAGATCGACCTGCTTTTGCTTCATCCAGCGCTTGGAATTTATGTCATCGAGGTGAAAAACTGGAGCGACCTTGAGCAAATGGACGAAAATAACCCTTACGAGCAGGTAAAAATTTATCAAAGAATGCTTCTTGCAAAGATAGAGTCAGAGCTTAAAAAAGTGCCTATAAATGTCGAGTACAGGGTCATTTTCCCCTCTATCAGCAAGGCCGAGGCTAGTAAATTTTACGCGAAAAATCCAAGCTATCTAAATTTAAAAAATCACACCTTTTTCAAAGACGATCTAACAGACGAGGACATCTTTGCTAAATTTTTCAACTCCTCTATTAGCACGCTGCCAAACAAAAAAGAGTTTCTTAAAATTTCAGAAATGCTTGTCAATCAAAGCAGACTAAAACAAAAGATAATTCCGATAATCACAAAAGACGAAGTGATGTTTTTTGATCACAAGCAGCTTAGCATTATGAACGGCTACACTGGCGGCTTTCGCGTTATCAGGGGCGTTGCAGGCACTGGCAAGACGATGATACTTGCAAATTTTGTCGCAAACAGGCTTGAGCGTGACGAAAATGAGAAATTTCTCGTGCTTTGCTTTAATAAAAATTTGGCTCAAAATATCAAATCATGCTTTGGCGATAAGTTTATAAACAAAAACATCGCTGTCTATCCAATAATGTCGCTGCTAAAACGCATAGAATTTGATGAAACAAAGCTTGGTATGGATGAAAATACAAACATCAGCCAAAAGTATCAAATTTATGAAACCGACGAAGCGATTGCTGAGTTTAGAGCAAAATTTAAAGCCCACCTTGCAAAGCACCCGATCGACTACGTCCTTTGCGACGAGACCCAGGATATGCCAGCTGGCTTTATGCGCGTCATCTACGAGGAGATAAAGGATTGTATATTTTTCATCGACGAGGCGCAGAAATTTTACACATACACGATGAACAACATCGCCGACATCTTTCACCATCCAAAATTTGAGCGTATCGACATGAGAGGGCGCGTGAAAAACCTAAAAAACGTCTACCGAACGCCTTCGAACATCGCTAGGTGCGCATTTGAAATCTTGCAAAAGGACTCTGCGATAAACGACTACTACAAAAAGAGCTTTTATCTAAATCAAGACTTCATCTCAGACATCCAGTGTATCTTGCAAGATGGCAGTATAAAAGTAGCCGAGCTTGATGAATTTGCAGAGCTTAAAAAGTGCCTAAAAGCCTTACCAAATGGAGAAACAAGCGTCGTTTTAAGTAATAGCAAGGTCGCTGTAAATGCCATAAAAGAGAGCGTCTTGCCAGAGGGCAAAAATATAGAGGTTTTGACGATACAGTCCATTAAAGGCCTTGAGGCGCAAAATGTCATCATCCACAACTTTTTGCCGTTTTTGCAGACCATATATAAAAATGAAAGGGAGCTTTTTTATAGAAAAATTTACGTCTTACTAACTAGAAGCCGTGAAAATTTATATATCTCGCTGCCTAAAAATTTGGATGAAAATTTGCCAGATGAGATAAGACAGGTGATAGAGGTTATTAAAAAATACGCAAGCATCACGCAAGATCTGCCACCGAAAAATGAAGAAATAAAAGAAAAATCAAGCCTAAAACTAGCCTCTATAAGGCCAGTTTTAAGAGATGTAAAAGAGGTCGGTGAGCTAGTGGTGACGGGCAGTCAGCTCTTTGCCATCATAGCTGGGCTCTTTGCATAG
- a CDS encoding spore coat protein has translation MYNLKQYVNEILKNHHDERVFSFEFDGQKFWLKRIEKSIEGSFLTKIFKPNPYKSFAAEIKKLEILNEANAPAPKLVLKSDEFFVIEDVGEPVARLFKYSTDEKFKHKILLKVARALAGLHALNFAHGRPALRDIAIKNDEIKFLDFESKFFSDDLELRKCRDLLVFIHELYRQKISNELVKEAIDEYIKANGSEIYEHSLRLIVKFKPLYYLLRPFKFLDKKDLNAAISTFELLLPAAKSKITSR, from the coding sequence ATGTATAATTTAAAACAATATGTAAATGAAATTTTAAAAAATCACCACGATGAGCGTGTATTTAGCTTTGAATTTGATGGGCAAAAATTTTGGTTAAAACGCATTGAAAAGAGCATCGAAGGCAGCTTTTTAACTAAAATTTTTAAACCAAACCCTTATAAATCTTTTGCTGCCGAGATAAAAAAGCTTGAAATTTTAAACGAGGCAAATGCCCCTGCTCCAAAACTCGTGCTAAAAAGTGATGAATTTTTCGTTATAGAAGATGTTGGTGAGCCAGTTGCTAGGCTATTTAAATATAGCACCGATGAAAAATTTAAGCATAAAATTTTACTAAAAGTAGCCCGTGCATTAGCTGGACTTCACGCACTAAATTTCGCGCATGGACGCCCAGCACTTAGGGATATTGCCATAAAAAATGACGAGATAAAATTTCTTGATTTTGAGTCAAAATTTTTTAGCGATGATCTAGAGCTTAGAAAGTGTCGTGATCTGCTAGTTTTCATCCACGAGCTCTACCGACAAAAAATTTCAAACGAGCTTGTAAAGGAGGCGATTGATGAGTACATTAAGGCTAATGGCAGCGAAATTTACGAGCACTCTTTGCGCTTAATAGTGAAATTTAAACCACTTTACTACCTGCTAAGGCCGTTTAAATTTTTAGACAAAAAAGATCTAAATGCGGCTATTTCAACATTTGAGCTACTTTTACCAGCCGCAAAATCCAAAATCACATCTAGATAA
- a CDS encoding PepSY-associated TM helix domain-containing protein, whose product MLLKRNKIIFNIHLIIGLIATIPLLIMTLAAPFASYREEIKSAINEKYINLTPSEKPNLSLSEILAKAKSEIKFDTLENVQIGGENKAYSISVTKDKKPLNFFIDPRSGEVISEDWGEKTRMIILSLHRNLGLALLDSKVPANIGKQIVAISSIIMALLAISGLILYAPAIKRNLLNSLKIKLNAKGYACFYNLHTSLGTYVAILLVVMSLTGLYWSYGWVRNSVNSIFFELKPSQAQRAMPQRNLIPISDEKFKEIETAEQIFKDNVTLELKSLTINVPENNQSTYTINYETSESQVGKLKLDASAGKIKENKLVSKSDSIPEAKKAGRKVLSLHTGEMFGEVGQIVFAISCVIAVLLIITGFLMTIKRSKAI is encoded by the coding sequence ATGCTTTTAAAGCGCAACAAAATTATTTTCAACATCCACCTAATAATCGGCCTGATCGCGACTATACCGCTACTTATCATGACACTTGCAGCGCCATTTGCCTCTTATAGAGAGGAGATCAAGTCTGCGATAAATGAAAAATATATAAATTTAACGCCTAGCGAAAAGCCAAATTTAAGCTTAAGCGAAATCCTCGCCAAAGCAAAAAGCGAGATCAAATTTGATACGCTTGAAAACGTGCAAATCGGCGGCGAAAACAAAGCCTATAGCATCAGCGTCACTAAAGATAAAAAGCCCTTAAATTTCTTCATCGATCCACGTAGCGGCGAGGTGATCAGCGAAGACTGGGGCGAGAAAACTCGCATGATAATACTAAGCCTACATAGAAATTTAGGCCTTGCCCTGCTTGATAGCAAAGTCCCAGCCAACATCGGCAAGCAAATAGTCGCCATTAGCTCCATCATCATGGCTCTACTTGCGATCAGCGGCCTCATCCTCTACGCACCAGCGATCAAGCGAAATTTACTAAATTCGCTAAAAATAAAGCTAAACGCAAAAGGCTACGCCTGCTTTTACAACCTCCACACGAGCCTTGGCACCTACGTGGCGATCCTGCTTGTCGTGATGTCGCTAACTGGTCTTTACTGGTCTTATGGCTGGGTCAGAAACAGCGTAAATAGCATATTTTTCGAGCTAAAACCAAGCCAAGCGCAAAGGGCAATGCCTCAAAGAAATTTAATCCCAATAAGCGATGAGAAATTTAAAGAGATCGAGACTGCGGAGCAAATTTTTAAAGACAATGTCACACTAGAGCTAAAATCACTCACGATAAACGTGCCTGAAAACAACCAAAGCACCTACACCATAAACTACGAAACTAGCGAGAGCCAAGTGGGCAAACTAAAGCTTGACGCGAGCGCTGGCAAGATCAAAGAAAACAAGCTTGTTAGCAAGAGTGATAGCATCCCAGAGGCAAAAAAGGCTGGTCGCAAGGTGCTTAGCCTGCACACTGGAGAGATGTTTGGCGAGGTCGGTCAGATCGTCTTTGCCATCTCTTGCGTGATCGCGGTTTTACTAATAATAACTGGCTTTTTGATGACCATAAAAAGGAGCAAAGCCATATAA
- a CDS encoding ribonucleotide-diphosphate reductase subunit beta — MNRKRIYNPSSNENLTDRRVFNGNPHGILNFTKAKYEWALKLWDLMEANTWFPKEVDTTDDVRDYAYNLTEAEKRMYDLVWSQLISMDSFQTNNLADNINPYITAPEINAVLSRQAYEEANHSKSYAVMVEAICDNTDLIYEMEKHDDVLREKNDYISSVYEELAGEVTDEKLLLAMVANQILEGIYFYSGFTAIYALARAGKMLGSAQMIRFIQRDEITHLLLFQNMINSVRKERPDLFTPETEAKIYDMFEKAGNLEIKWGKYITQNQIMGFTDDIIEQYIHYLIDQRLVAIGLKRKYNVAHPIKWVDDFAKFNDQKSNFFEAKVTNYSKGSISFDDF, encoded by the coding sequence ATGAACAGAAAACGCATCTACAACCCAAGTTCAAATGAAAATTTGACTGACAGAAGAGTCTTTAACGGCAACCCACACGGCATTTTAAATTTCACCAAGGCAAAATACGAGTGGGCGTTAAAGCTTTGGGACCTCATGGAGGCAAACACATGGTTTCCAAAAGAGGTCGATACCACCGACGACGTGCGCGACTACGCCTACAACCTCACAGAGGCTGAAAAGCGCATGTACGACCTTGTCTGGAGCCAGCTCATCTCGATGGATAGCTTCCAGACAAACAACCTAGCTGACAACATCAACCCTTACATCACCGCCCCAGAGATCAACGCCGTGCTAAGCCGCCAAGCCTACGAAGAGGCAAACCACAGCAAGTCTTACGCTGTCATGGTCGAGGCGATCTGTGACAACACCGACCTCATCTACGAGATGGAGAAGCACGACGACGTCTTGCGCGAGAAAAACGACTATATCTCAAGCGTTTATGAAGAGCTTGCAGGCGAAGTAACTGATGAGAAGCTGCTTCTTGCGATGGTTGCCAACCAAATTTTAGAGGGCATCTACTTTTACAGCGGCTTTACAGCGATCTACGCTCTAGCTCGCGCTGGCAAGATGCTGGGCTCAGCACAGATGATCCGCTTCATCCAACGCGACGAGATCACACACCTGCTTTTGTTTCAAAACATGATAAATTCAGTCCGCAAAGAGAGGCCTGACCTTTTCACGCCTGAGACTGAGGCAAAAATTTATGATATGTTTGAAAAAGCTGGAAATTTAGAGATCAAATGGGGCAAATACATCACCCAAAACCAAATAATGGGTTTTACAGACGATATCATCGAGCAGTACATCCACTATCTCATCGACCAGCGCCTAGTTGCGATCGGCCTAAAACGCAAATACAACGTCGCTCACCCGATCAAATGGGTCGATGACTTTGCTAAATTTAACGACCAAAAGTCAAATTTCTTTGAAGCAAAGGTGACAAACTATAGCAAGGGAAGTATCAGCTTTGATGACTTTTAA
- a CDS encoding carbon-nitrogen hydrolase family protein has protein sequence MSENLNLISLTLKAKNTTDRLEELANLVEAAPENSLLLASELCISGYDFDGFFAGANKAMLGGMIGSFDAMLLERLQEALSPDKFLGFTHLSSLNKSAGLAQISNLNPHQPKIYNEFLLLNSNNVFHSQFKAELFRPNLEHEIFAAGEVSDINAFDFRGLRLGVLICFELRDSRLWAKLKGCDIIMVPAMWGKAREDAYLSLCKALAIANNCYVMISSSLDLEVAGVFLPDGTLEASAVFDANLIAQIKKNLGLL, from the coding sequence ATGAGCGAAAATTTAAACCTAATAAGCCTAACTTTAAAGGCAAAAAATACAACAGATCGCCTAGAGGAGCTTGCAAATTTAGTTGAGGCTGCACCTGAAAACTCACTCCTACTTGCAAGCGAGCTTTGCATAAGCGGCTATGATTTCGACGGCTTTTTTGCTGGGGCAAATAAAGCGATGCTTGGTGGCATGATAGGCAGCTTTGATGCGATGCTACTTGAGCGCTTGCAAGAGGCGCTTAGCCCAGATAAATTTCTTGGTTTTACGCACCTTAGCAGCCTAAACAAAAGCGCAGGGCTCGCTCAAATTTCAAATCTAAATCCGCACCAACCAAAAATTTATAACGAATTTTTACTTCTTAACTCAAACAACGTCTTTCATTCGCAGTTTAAGGCTGAGCTTTTTAGGCCAAATTTAGAGCACGAGATCTTTGCTGCTGGCGAAGTGAGCGATATAAATGCTTTTGATTTTAGGGGGCTAAGGCTTGGCGTGCTGATATGCTTTGAGCTACGTGATAGCAGGCTTTGGGCAAAGCTAAAAGGGTGTGACATCATTATGGTGCCAGCCATGTGGGGCAAGGCTAGAGAGGACGCCTACCTTAGCCTTTGCAAGGCGCTTGCGATCGCAAATAACTGCTACGTCATGATATCAAGCTCGCTTGATCTTGAGGTCGCTGGGGTCTTTTTGCCAGATGGCACGCTAGAAGCAAGCGCAGTTTTTGACGCAAATTTGATAGCGCAGATAAAGAAAAATTTAGGGCTTTTATAA
- a CDS encoding protein-L-isoaspartate(D-aspartate) O-methyltransferase: MTQLEAIKCQNLASDIADEITLSPLLFDAISTTEREIFVPIPAHAYKLDAQPILGNQWISSPLTVAKMTMALECENVDNILEIGCGSGYQAAILSKLAHRIFSVERIEKLAMEAKKRFETLKIKNVHVRYDDGNNGWRSYAPFDRILLSAAADEISPNLFAQLKNGGILVAPMKKDGKQFIAKFRKDESGNLEKEFLDECLFVPLLEGRE; this comes from the coding sequence TTGACCCAATTAGAAGCGATAAAATGCCAAAATTTAGCTAGCGACATAGCCGACGAGATCACGCTAAGTCCGCTTTTGTTTGACGCGATATCAACAACCGAGCGCGAAATTTTCGTGCCTATCCCTGCACATGCTTACAAGCTTGACGCGCAGCCGATACTGGGTAATCAGTGGATCAGCTCGCCACTAACGGTGGCAAAGATGACGATGGCGCTAGAGTGCGAAAATGTGGATAATATCCTAGAAATAGGCTGTGGCAGCGGCTATCAAGCAGCGATATTAAGCAAGCTCGCGCATAGAATTTTTAGCGTTGAGCGCATAGAAAAGCTAGCCATGGAGGCAAAAAAACGCTTCGAGACGCTAAAGATCAAAAACGTACACGTAAGATATGATGATGGCAACAACGGCTGGCGAAGCTACGCGCCGTTTGATAGGATTTTACTCTCGGCTGCTGCTGATGAGATCTCGCCAAATTTATTCGCTCAACTAAAAAATGGCGGCATCTTGGTCGCTCCGATGAAAAAAGATGGCAAGCAGTTTATCGCTAAATTTAGAAAAGACGAGAGTGGAAATTTAGAAAAAGAGTTTTTAGACGAGTGCCTTTTTGTGCCACTTCTTGAGGGCAGAGAGTAG
- a CDS encoding outer membrane beta-barrel protein: protein MKSSFLKASMIACAVCSFAMAEGAFIGYEGGYSFASNVKLSEANDGARLRKGQFNSGIKAGYDFDNFRAYGAYFYNFQTKKELEDDGEKYTIKWNKHSFLAGADYTPSITSDVKLVAGAYTGVSRIKFKVDNSDSAQHSTGFVLGTKFGAEYLLDQNNILEAGVKADYTFYRKIEEVKVRESNIGLYVGYTYKF from the coding sequence ATGAAAAGTTCATTTTTGAAAGCTAGCATGATTGCATGTGCGGTTTGCTCATTTGCTATGGCAGAGGGAGCATTTATTGGTTACGAGGGCGGATACTCTTTTGCGTCAAATGTAAAGTTATCTGAGGCTAACGATGGAGCAAGACTTAGGAAAGGTCAATTTAACAGTGGCATAAAAGCTGGTTATGATTTTGACAACTTCAGAGCTTATGGTGCTTATTTTTATAATTTTCAGACTAAAAAAGAGTTAGAAGATGATGGTGAAAAATATACAATTAAGTGGAATAAACACAGCTTTCTAGCAGGTGCCGACTATACTCCAAGCATTACCAGCGATGTTAAGCTTGTAGCAGGTGCTTATACTGGCGTTTCAAGAATAAAATTTAAGGTAGATAATTCAGATAGTGCACAACACTCAACTGGTTTTGTTTTGGGCACAAAATTCGGTGCTGAGTACTTACTTGATCAAAACAATATTTTAGAGGCTGGCGTTAAGGCTGACTATACTTTTTATAGAAAAATTGAAGAAGTTAAAGTTAGAGAGAGCAACATCGGTCTTTACGTAGGCTACACTTATAAATTTTAA
- the recJ gene encoding single-stranded-DNA-specific exonuclease RecJ, whose translation MLTKEDIRNLLARRFCNDIHKKLSEIPTPSALKDIYKGANRIKEAIERNEHIAIVGDYDVDGVVSSVILAEFFDDLGVKNYLVKIPNRFKDGYGLNPEIIDELANDVSLIITVDNGISANEAASICKEKGIDLIITDHHMPPAILPEAYAIINPKQEDCNFPNIEICGAEVAWYLVGALKDVCKLNYDMSKFLELLAIAIIADMMELRDMNRMLVRMGICKLNASKRSAFCVIKEFYGKDKFECDDISFLIAPLINSAGRMDDAMNSFNFLRAKSIEEAYDCLDTIIEFNNSRKEEERQLFECSLKDVKEDDEVIITWGEQWHEGVIGIVASRLAKHFAKPAIVFSIDKGRAKGSARSVGKLDILSLIASHEDLLTSYGGHKGAAGLTLAPENLEKFKEAINKSCSCLNMQECKSSDELLGDIMPSEIDFELLEILEFYEPYGQKNPRPVFKIENAVVKNERLIGRDQNHLKLILQKDNKTLEALFFNFTRHVRVGEMVDIIFCVSKNSFRGLVTPQLLIREIL comes from the coding sequence ATGTTAACTAAAGAGGATATTAGGAATTTACTAGCACGTAGATTTTGTAACGACATACACAAAAAACTTAGTGAAATTCCAACGCCAAGCGCCCTAAAAGATATCTACAAAGGCGCTAATCGCATCAAAGAGGCGATCGAGAGAAACGAGCATATCGCTATTGTTGGCGATTATGACGTTGATGGCGTGGTTTCAAGTGTGATTTTAGCCGAGTTTTTTGATGATCTTGGTGTAAAAAACTACCTAGTAAAGATCCCAAATCGCTTTAAGGACGGATATGGCTTAAACCCTGAGATCATCGACGAGCTTGCAAACGATGTGAGTCTAATAATCACCGTCGATAACGGCATATCAGCAAATGAAGCAGCTAGCATCTGCAAAGAAAAAGGCATAGATCTCATCATCACAGATCACCACATGCCACCAGCCATTTTACCAGAAGCCTACGCTATCATCAATCCAAAACAAGAGGACTGCAACTTCCCAAATATCGAAATTTGCGGTGCTGAAGTGGCTTGGTATTTGGTTGGAGCGCTAAAGGATGTTTGCAAGCTAAACTACGATATGAGCAAGTTTTTAGAGCTTTTAGCCATCGCGATAATAGCTGATATGATGGAGCTAAGAGATATGAACAGGATGCTTGTTCGCATGGGTATTTGCAAGTTAAATGCCTCGAAACGCTCGGCATTTTGCGTCATAAAAGAGTTTTACGGCAAGGATAAATTTGAGTGTGATGATATCAGCTTTCTTATAGCGCCTCTTATAAATTCAGCCGGACGCATGGACGATGCGATGAATTCATTTAACTTCTTGCGTGCAAAGAGCATCGAAGAGGCCTACGACTGCCTTGATACGATCATTGAATTTAACAACTCCAGAAAAGAGGAGGAGCGCCAACTCTTTGAGTGCTCACTAAAGGACGTAAAAGAGGACGATGAGGTTATCATTACCTGGGGCGAGCAGTGGCATGAGGGCGTGATAGGCATCGTGGCCAGCCGCCTGGCAAAGCACTTTGCAAAGCCAGCTATCGTCTTTAGCATCGATAAAGGCCGCGCAAAAGGCAGTGCTAGAAGCGTTGGCAAGCTTGATATCTTATCACTCATCGCAAGCCACGAAGATCTGCTAACAAGCTATGGCGGTCACAAAGGTGCAGCAGGACTAACTCTTGCGCCTGAAAATTTGGAAAAATTTAAAGAGGCGATAAATAAAAGCTGCTCGTGCCTAAATATGCAAGAGTGCAAAAGCTCAGATGAGCTACTTGGCGACATAATGCCAAGCGAGATCGACTTTGAGTTGCTTGAAATTTTGGAATTTTACGAGCCATACGGACAGAAAAATCCACGCCCAGTCTTTAAGATAGAAAATGCCGTCGTTAAAAACGAGAGGCTTATAGGCAGGGATCAAAACCACTTAAAACTTATCTTGCAAAAAGACAACAAAACGCTTGAGGCGCTATTTTTTAACTTCACAAGGCATGTTAGAGTGGGTGAGATGGTGGATATCATCTTTTGCGTGTCTAAAAATTCGTTCCGCGGGCTTGTTACGCCACAGCTTCTCATAAGAGAAATTTTGTAA